In Helianthus annuus cultivar XRQ/B chromosome 9, HanXRQr2.0-SUNRISE, whole genome shotgun sequence, the following are encoded in one genomic region:
- the LOC110877762 gene encoding uncharacterized protein LOC110877762 isoform X5, with translation MEETPTVIPPPPATSNHATDAKTIANSSKTREEGELSASENDEFAGSRFTVGTIVPAAPLNKGTSVVEKGVSAPIHNPAVASRTVHPNKRKGTEKNRVPFVISFSDDDSGSDSEECKKGSTMESDEMTCGTVENRKFPTSMVTSRSQMVQQTSKINTKSPKKLSTSRTFVSSVNRVNGTKFKNGGSTFVGAKSHLKKSNPPSIIKFGQNIHINSNKLQDLRQLIAIRENELKSKVGKPDKEVASSSKKNVQDMNLKNIAVKSRNILERVVVEPKEPEKKRLAVKSRNILERVIVEPKEPEKKRLKVNESPRNVVVSVGQHDRPPSDSTVAAGVAIPSESTIAAGVAISVGQNDKPPPESTAAAGVTISAGQYGTSALESDGLKGRYDGNNCDKEILGVPGQSSTMQQQIKEVKNRDIKNLPIGGGIISNSRQHNGITNLGESSSQLMAKTDKPSPPRQGSLMNSSFWSHFGATTGEMDIKSLLELEELQDKELDEAQEHRRKCEIEERNALKAYRKAQRDLAEANSRCSYLYHKRNLFSANLRSHVMEDSNMFWSNMSHQHHTDANVNSITNMSENNVSHHQVPNECDEPEPNTSGSEPEEEGKTNDVDSSLHANNSNSKNILAEDEHEQTSAFGLKAGDSSLDSHVEGIRSERNNEVNNNSVTIDTNEDSLLLEATLRSQLFARLGNRKPKKNESGTASVEKEDGEIMEDSENMPSSEPEKEHIYDTGEDIVMSEKDPVDYGSFLAEPVLKSSFGHVKFTATVSSTQSHTEKTQIHTDDIVGEKKVVNGVCGAQPIEVLDLYVSEVGSYSNNLPINPFWPLCMFELRGKCNDDECPWQHVRDYSSKNIDSNSNDRGSLCLAPPTYLVCLDSLKADSHPYKYLVAPTIEHRWKKSFSAFLVVSSSILADPNSDERCLHGPETRIEVHGVWNRQSSYFHGQNVKEGLKDEHMDGIYQRLETAFHNLSREVSKQKGRTECLIVLARALEEHPTSVLLWIIYLHIFYSNQKSIGKDDMFRYAIEHNESSYELWLMFINSREKLDDRLLGYNTAISALCRHASTPNRDPKLDSECILDLFLQMINCLCSSGEVKNAIQQVYGLLSSTNMPTDPHAPSLPDIQKSLTIPDRCILWLCSMFLLLYKRLPDTIIKQFECPKELSTIEWHSVQLTDVEKQQAITLLELAPEYIDSNRTAISAQRFALNHVRCTAVVKGIDSCKDLLEKYLGLYPSCSELVLLSIRVNGVDSTESTFAAFEEALSNWVGEPGIQCIWNQYAGYALETGNVDLGKEIMERWFCSISKTYHSKPGILSVSAWMSSLTQTDIVFGLLNLSLHKQLQNDHTEARIAIEQVFELASSDDYNHIVKEHAMLLLKKDSAFEKARLVSFLNMLNRYLMDPRALPAPDSLSRSFIQTIGNPKVQKFVNNLLCPVSSDSSLLNLVLESCFGPSLLPFEAFERPTYVIDLAEAVMETWPANYVLALSICKNQSDANASISFWASAQLIDSLCQAVPVAPESVWVEAAGLLKNVAGFRSILESFHKRALSVYPFSSRLWESYRRLYDDATNQANAVVEMARGKGIKL, from the exons ATGGAGGAAACCCCCACTGTGATTCCACCTCCTCCGGCGACATCTAATCACGCTACCGATGCAAAGACGATCGCCAATTCATCGAAAACAAGAGAAGAAGGCGAACTTTCTGCGTCGGAAAACGAC GAATTTGCAGGTTCTCGGTTCActgttggaaccattgttccagcAGCTCCATTGAACAAGGGTACGAGTGTTGTTGAGAAGG GGGTATCTGCGCCGATTCATAATCCTGCTGTAGCTTCAAGAACCGTGCATCCAAACAAACGTAAAGGTACGGAGAAGAATCGAGTACCATTCGTGATTAGTTTCTCAGATGATGACAGTGGTAGCGACTCCGAAGAATGCAAGAAGGGAAGCACGATGGAATCTGATGAGATGACATGTGGCACTGTGGAGAATAGAAAGTTTCCTACCTCAATGGTGACTTCACGGTCACAGATGGTGCAACAAACTTCCAAAATTAACACCAAGAGTCCCAAAAAATTATCCACCAGTCGCACatttgtctcatcagtgaacagAGTGAATGGAACCAAATTCAAGAACGGTGGAAGCACATTTGTTGGGGCAAAAAGTCATCTTAAAAAGTCTAATCCCCCTAGCATAATTAAATTTGGTCAAAACATTCATATCAACAGCAATAAACTCCAAGATTTACGGCAATTGATTGCAATTCGTGAAAATGAGTTAAAGAGTAAAGTTGGCAAACCTGATAAGGAGGTAGCTTCAAGTTCAAAAAAGAATGTCCAGGATATGAATTTGAAAAATATTGCTGTTAAGAGCAGAAATATTTTGGAACGTGTAGTTGTTGAACCAAAG GAGCCAGAAAAGAAACGCCTTGCTGTTAAGAGCAGAAATATTTTGGAACGTGTAATTGTTGAACCAAAGGAGCCAGAAAAGAAACGCCTTAAAGTTAATGAATCACCTAGAAATGTTGTAGTTTCTGTTGGTCAACATGATAGGCCTCCTTCAGATTCAACAGTAGCAGCTGGAGTTGCAATTCCTTCAGAGTCAACAATAGCAGCTGGAGTTGCAATTTCTGTTGGTCAAAATGATAAGCCTCCTCCAGAGTCAACAGCAGCAGCTGGAGTTACGATTTCTGCTGGTCAATATGGAACTTCTGCACTGGAAAGTGATGGCTTGAAGGGTAGATATGACGGTAACAATTGTGACAAAGAAATACTAGGTGTGCCAGGGCAGTCCAGTACAATGCAGCAGCAGATAAAGGAAGTGAAAAATCGTGACATCAAGAATCTACCAATAG GTGGTGGCATAATCAGCAATAGCAGGCAGCATAACGGGATCACAAATCTCGGGGAGTCTTCATCACAATTAATGGCTAAAACTGATAAACCTTCTCCACCTAGACAG GGTTCTCTGATGAATTCAAGCTTTTGGAGTCATTTTGGTGCGACAACTGGCGAGATGGACATCAAATCATTATTGGAACTCGAGGAATTGCAAGATAAGGAGCTGGACGAAGCACAAGAGCATAGACGCAAATGCGAAATCGAAGAAAGAAATGCTTTAAAAGCTTACCGCAAGGCTCAGAGGGATTTAGCTGAAGCTAATAGTAGATGTTCCTATCTTTATCATAAAAGAAACTTGTTTTCCGCTAATCTTCGGTCTCATGTGATGGAAGACTCGAATATGTTCTGGTCAAACATGTCACATCAGCATCATACCGATGCTAATGTGAACTCTATAACTAACATGTCAGAAAATAACGTTTCACATCATCAAGTGCCGAATGAGTGCGATGAACCTGAACCTAATACTAGTGGATCAGAGCCTGAGGAGGAAGGAAAAACAAACGATGTAGACTCTTCACTTCATGCGAATAACAGTAATAGTAAGAATATTTTAGCTGAGGATGAACATGAACAGACATCTGCTTTTGGGCTCAAAGCTGGTGATTCAAGCTTAGATAGTCATGTGGAAGGAATACGTAGCGAAAGGAATAACGAAGTAAATAATAATTCAGTTACCATTGACACCAATGAGGACTCATTGCTTCTAGAAGCAACATTGAGGTCTCAACTGTTTGCAAGATTAGGAAATAGAAAGCCTAAGAAGAATGAATCGGGTACTGCTAGTGTTGAAAAAGAGGATGGCGAAATAATGGAAGATTCTGAAAACATGCCATCTTCTGAGCCAGAGAAAGAACACATTTATGATACCGGAG AAGATATTGTGATGTCAGAGAAGGATCCTGTTGATTATGGATCTTTTTTGGCTGAACCAGTTCTGAAGAGCTCTTTCGGTCATGTAAAGTTTACAGCTACGGTTAGTTCTACGCAGTCACACACTGAAAAAACACAGATTCACACCGATGACATTGTTGGTGAGAAGAAAGTTGTTAATGGTGTTTGTGGGGCCCAACCTATTGAAGTATTGGACCTTTATGTCAGTGAAGTTGGTTCGTATTCTAACAACTTACCGATCAACCCCTTTTGGCCTCTATGCATGTTTGAATTACGAGGTAAATGCAATGATGATGAGTGTCCTTGGCAACATGTCAGAGATTATTCATCCAAAAACATCGATTCTAACAGCAATG ATCGTGGGTCCCTTTGTTTGGCTCCACCTACTTATCTGGTCTGCTTAGACAGTTTGAAAGCTGATTCACATCCATACAAGTATCTTGTAGCTCCAACCATAGAACACCGTTGGAAAAAGTCTTTTAGTGCTTTCTTAGTTGTTTCAAGCTCAATACTTGCAGATCCGAACTCAGATGAACGATGTCTACATGGTCCTGAAACACGCATTGAGGTCCATGGGGTTTGGAATAGACAATCATCATATTTTCATGGTCAAAATGTCAAAGAG GGTCTGAAAGATGAACATATGGATGGTATCTATCAACGCCTTGAAACGGCCTTTCATAATCTCAGTAGAGAGGTTAGCAAGCAGAAGGGACGTACAGAG TGTCTTATAGTTCTTGCCCGAGCCCTTGAGGAACATCCTACATCTGTACTTCTCTGGATTATATATTTACACATTTTCTATAGCAATCAAAAGTCAATCGGAAAAGATGACATGTTTCGTTATGCG ATTGAACACAATGAATCATCTTACGAACTTTGGCTGATGTTCATCAATAGTCGGGAAAAGCTCGATGATAGATTGCTTGGGTATAATACTGCGATATCTGCACTATGTCGTCACGCATCTACTCCTAATCGGGATCCGAAGCTCGATAGTGAGTGCATCTTAGATCTCTTTTTACAAATGATAAATTGCTTATGCTCGTCTGGTGAAGTCAAAAATGCTATCCAGCAAGTGTACGGGCTGTTATCCTCTACAAACATGCCCACTGATCCGCACGCACCATCTTTGCCCGATATTCAGAAATCCTTAACAATTCCTGACAGGTGCATCTTATGGCTTTGTTCCATGTTCCTGCTATTGTATAAAAGATTACCCGATACCATTATCAAACAATTCGAATGTCCGAAAGAATTATCCACAATAGAATGGCATTCCGTCCAGTTAACAGATGTTGAAAAACAGCAAGCGATCACCCTGCTAGAGCTCGCCCCCGAGTATATTGATAGCAATAGGACAGCTATATCAGCACAACGGTTTGCTCTTAATCACGTCAGATGTACAGCTGTCGTTAAAGGAATTGATTCTTGCAAGGACCTGTTGGAAAAGTATCTTGGGTTATATCCATCCTGCTCGGAACTTGTTCTTTTATCAATTCGGGTCAATGGGGTTGACTCAACTGAGTCAACATTTGCAGCATTTGAAGAGGCTTTAAGTAATTGGGTTGGAGAACCTGGTATACAATGTATTTGGAACCAATATGCCGGATATGCCCTTGAGACCGGAAACGTCGATTTGGGAAAAGAGATAATGGAACGATGGTTTTGTTCTATTTCCAAAACTTATCATTCTAAGCCCGGGATTTTGAGTGTGAGTGCATGGATGTCTAGTTTGACCCAGACCGATATTGTATTCGGGCTGCTTAATCTCTCACTACATAAACAGTTGCAAAACGATCATACAGAAGCCCGTATTGCCATCGAGCAGGTGTTTGAACTTGCTTCTTCTGATGATTACAACCATATTGTGAAAGAGCATGCGATGCTTTTGCTCAAAAAGGATTCTGCTTTCGAGAAAGCCCGTTTAGTCAGTTTCTTGAACATGTTGAACCGTTACCTAATGGACCCCCGTGCTTTACCAGCTCCTGATTCACTCTCTAGAAGCTTCATCCAAACCATTGGGAATCCAAAAGTTCAAAAATTCGTTAACAATCTGTTGTGTCCGGTTTCTTCCGATTCATCCTTGTTGAATCTAGTTCTTGAATCATGTTTTGGCCCATCTCTCTTACCGTTTGAAGCTTTTGAAAGACCAACATATGTTATTGATCTAGCTGAAGCTGTGATGGAAACGTGGCCCGCGAATTACGTGCTAGCACTTTCAATCTGCAAGAACCAATCTGATGCAAATGCCAGCATATCTTTCTGGGCGAGTGCGCAGCTGATCGATTCTCTGTGTCAGGCGGTCCCGGTTGCACCTGAGTCTGTATGGGTTGAGGCAGCTGGTTTGTTAAAAAACGTGGCGGGTTTCAGGTCAATTTTGGAGAGTTTTCACAAAAGGGCGTTATCAGTTTACCCATTTTCATCGAGGCTATGGGAATCGTATCGCAGGTTATATGATGATGCTACTAATCAGGCAAATGCAGTAGTTGAAATGGCTCGAGGAAAAGGTATAAAACTTTGA